The following nucleotide sequence is from Candidatus Schekmanbacteria bacterium.
ATCTAGAAATCTACAACGAATGCAACCACAATGCGCGGAAGCTTATAGAAGCTGCCCAAACACTATGTAGCAAACGATATTTTGCGCAAGCTTATGCGCTTGCTTTCACTGCCCTGGAAGAGATTTCAAAAGGCCAGTTTGCGGCTGATGTATTTACTGGATTGAAGACAGAAGACAGCTTCAGAGCGTTTTACCGTCAACACAGAGAGAAAATTAACAACATTGGTTGGGCTTATTGTGATGCGAGCAGCTACCCTTACAAGTATAAGTGGATTGGTCCTGATGCAGAAGATACGCAAGAAATGAATCCTGCAACGCCGTCATGGGATAAACGCAAATTAGCATTGTATGTGGACGTAGATTTTTCAGCTAATACGATAACAACTCCTCGCGAGGCAGTCACTGAAAAAGATGCTTATGATATTATCCACGTCGCAGACACTGCTCTGCATCGCATTTGGGAGATTACAGGAGAGTTTGGCGGTATGCAGATTGGTACGAAGGGGTTTATGAAATAAACTGTCTATACATAATTGATGAGTGGGTAAATGAAAACTTGAAGTTATGGAATTTAAACAAGATACAATTGAGGATATAGTCGAGAGCGAGAAGCAGATGGTCCTGCATGGAGTAGAGAGGTTTGGTAATTACTTTATCAATGCCAAAGAATTTAATACGCTGCTCCAACAATTCGTAAAATCCGTTAATCCAGACCGTTTTATTTTCGTGATGTTCCTGGCACAAATTCACAAGCACCACCTGCTTGCTCTTTTTTCATCTGTTCGTTTGCATCATATCCAGGCAATGATGAATTTGCGGCAAGTCTTAGAAGCAGGATCTTGTGCTGCATACGCCATCGCGAATCCTAACCCAGCAGGTTTTGCAGATATTGATGAACATGGAATTATTAATCCAACTAAACGACTTGCCAAAAAGAGATACGACTGGCTAGAGGCAAATTTCAAAAAGGGGTCGGACGCTATCAAAAGGATGAAAGACCAGATAAATAAAGCCGCTGCGCATTCCAATATTGTCACCGCTCACAACA
It contains:
- a CDS encoding AbiV family abortive infection protein — translated: MKKEVYLEIYNECNHNARKLIEAAQTLCSKRYFAQAYALAFTALEEISKGQFAADVFTGLKTEDSFRAFYRQHREKINNIGWAYCDASSYPYKYKWIGPDAEDTQEMNPATPSWDKRKLALYVDVDFSANTITTPREAVTEKDAYDIIHVADTALHRIWEITGEFGGMQIGTKGFMK